The proteins below come from a single Egibacteraceae bacterium genomic window:
- the rodA gene encoding rod shape-determining protein RodA — MGNITFGDESHRVARDSVQQSWKRLYSPGRHFDPVLVLAALGLTAFGLVMIYSSTFHGLEARGVDPLHFVNRQAISLGIGLVAMVAIGIFDYRLYRAWAPVVYAGAIVMLVVTAATGQTVNASRAWIVLGGFQFQPAEIAKPALILVLAALFHERRESALGLRALLEAVGLAAVPMLLILAQPDLGTAIVFVAITFGVLLLARVRIRYMAALALIGVLSIVGALQMEVMEDYQVARLTSFLDPSSDPQGAGWNVEQAQIAIGSGQITGQGLFQGSQTALAYVPENHTDFIFTVVGEELGFFGATLLLAIYAVLLWRALRITALSRDTFGTLIGAGVVAVFAFQLFINVGMSVGVMPVTGLPLPFVSYGGTSLIGAFLMIGLLQNVHMRRFQ, encoded by the coding sequence ATGGGCAACATCACGTTCGGCGACGAGTCCCACCGGGTCGCGCGCGACTCCGTCCAGCAGTCGTGGAAGCGGCTCTACTCGCCGGGTCGGCACTTCGACCCCGTGCTGGTCCTGGCGGCTCTGGGGCTGACGGCGTTCGGGCTGGTCATGATCTACTCGTCGACGTTCCACGGGCTGGAGGCGCGGGGCGTGGACCCGCTGCACTTCGTGAACCGCCAGGCCATCTCGCTCGGCATCGGCCTGGTCGCCATGGTGGCCATCGGCATCTTCGACTACCGGCTGTACCGGGCCTGGGCGCCGGTGGTGTACGCCGGGGCGATCGTGATGCTCGTCGTCACCGCGGCGACCGGGCAGACCGTGAACGCCTCGCGGGCATGGATCGTGCTCGGCGGGTTCCAGTTCCAGCCGGCCGAGATCGCCAAGCCGGCGCTGATCCTGGTGCTCGCGGCGCTCTTCCACGAGCGCCGCGAGTCCGCGCTGGGACTGCGGGCGCTGCTGGAGGCGGTGGGCCTGGCGGCGGTGCCGATGCTGCTGATCCTCGCCCAACCCGACCTGGGAACCGCCATCGTGTTCGTGGCCATCACCTTCGGGGTGCTGCTGCTCGCCCGCGTGCGGATCCGCTACATGGCGGCGCTCGCGCTGATCGGGGTGCTGTCGATCGTCGGTGCGCTCCAGATGGAGGTCATGGAGGACTACCAGGTCGCGAGGCTGACGTCGTTCCTGGACCCGTCGTCGGACCCGCAGGGGGCCGGCTGGAACGTCGAGCAGGCCCAGATCGCGATCGGCTCGGGGCAGATCACCGGCCAGGGCCTCTTCCAGGGCTCGCAGACCGCACTGGCCTACGTACCGGAGAACCACACCGACTTCATCTTCACCGTGGTGGGCGAGGAGCTGGGGTTCTTCGGTGCCACGCTCCTGCTGGCCATCTACGCCGTCCTGCTGTGGCGGGCGCTGCGCATCACGGCCCTGTCGCGCGACACCTTCGGGACCTTGATCGGCGCGGGGGTGGTCGCGGTCTTCGCCTTCCAGCTGTTCATCAACGTCGGCATGTCCGTCGGCGTCATGCCCGTGACCGGCCTGCCGTTGCCGTTCGTGTCCTACGGTGGGACAAGCCTGATCGGCGCGTTCCTCATGATCGGTCTGCTGCAAAACGTGCACATGCGTCGCTTCCAGTGA
- a CDS encoding Rne/Rng family ribonuclease, translated as MTDSDAARQEPERDELTRTRTRTRTRTRSDDRPSSEAAGPTTDRTDDEPTAIQSRRRRAGAPRTRAKAAAPTPTESPEEPSGESLDAPQAEAPQEQKSSSGSRSGRSGRRRGGRGRRGRRGGGAGKSPTRQEAGEEEAQPSPTAKATVEADSVGQQQESAKAPAPDGGGDSTRLRAARKSRGRQSRAGGGRKQRPAGGVSEETRRAITEGPPRRMLVQVGEERTQIAVLEDRDLVEHFVTHRQDVSYVGNIYLGRVQNVLPGMEAAFVDIGKGRNGVLYAGEVNYDEADLDGELPRIEQTLKPGSAVLVQVTKDPMGTKGARLTQHLSIAGRYCVLAPGEGMLGISRKLTDEERDRLRDILADVKPEGYGLIVRTAAEGATRQQLADDVARLVRIWEGVEKRSTAARPLEAVYEEPDLVIRVIRDVFGPEYTDLIVDSPDLARMVRSYLGDVSPELVDRISEHSGPLFDDYEVTNQIRRALEKKVWLASGGYLIIEKTEAMWVIDVNTGRFVGKSNLEETVLKNNIEAAEEIARQLRLRDMGGIIVIDFVDMLVPANRDEVLKRFKRELARDKTKSRVMEISKLGLVQMTRKNVSQGLTESFTTVCDCCEGRGAQIVERFV; from the coding sequence GTGACCGACTCGGACGCCGCACGCCAAGAACCTGAACGAGACGAGCTGACCCGCACGAGGACGCGCACCCGCACGCGCACCCGCTCGGACGACCGACCGTCGTCCGAGGCTGCCGGACCGACCACGGACCGCACCGACGACGAACCGACCGCGATCCAGAGCCGCCGCCGGCGCGCCGGTGCGCCGCGAACACGCGCCAAGGCGGCTGCCCCGACGCCGACCGAGTCGCCGGAGGAGCCCTCGGGCGAGTCCCTGGACGCGCCCCAGGCGGAGGCGCCCCAGGAGCAGAAGAGCTCGAGCGGGTCCCGGAGCGGCCGCTCGGGACGCCGGCGCGGCGGTCGTGGGCGGCGCGGGCGCCGTGGCGGCGGCGCCGGCAAGTCACCGACGCGCCAGGAGGCCGGCGAGGAGGAGGCGCAGCCGTCACCCACCGCGAAGGCGACCGTGGAGGCCGACAGCGTCGGACAGCAGCAGGAGTCCGCGAAGGCGCCGGCACCGGACGGAGGGGGTGACTCGACGCGTCTGCGTGCCGCCCGCAAGAGCCGTGGTCGCCAGAGCCGCGCGGGAGGCGGCCGCAAGCAGCGCCCCGCCGGGGGCGTGAGCGAGGAGACCCGGCGGGCGATCACCGAGGGCCCCCCGCGGCGGATGCTCGTGCAGGTCGGCGAGGAGCGCACCCAGATCGCCGTGCTGGAGGATCGCGACCTCGTCGAGCACTTCGTCACCCACCGCCAGGACGTCTCCTACGTCGGCAACATCTACCTGGGCCGGGTCCAGAACGTCCTGCCCGGCATGGAGGCGGCCTTCGTCGATATCGGCAAGGGGCGCAACGGCGTGCTGTACGCCGGGGAGGTCAACTACGACGAGGCGGACCTCGACGGGGAGCTGCCCCGCATCGAGCAGACCCTGAAGCCCGGCAGCGCGGTGCTCGTGCAGGTCACCAAGGACCCGATGGGCACCAAGGGCGCCCGGCTCACCCAGCACCTGTCGATCGCCGGCCGCTACTGCGTGCTCGCGCCCGGCGAGGGCATGCTCGGGATCTCGCGCAAGCTCACCGACGAGGAGCGCGACCGGCTGCGTGACATCCTCGCCGACGTGAAGCCCGAGGGCTACGGCCTGATCGTGCGCACCGCGGCCGAGGGCGCGACGCGCCAGCAGCTCGCCGACGACGTGGCCCGCCTGGTGCGCATCTGGGAGGGCGTGGAGAAGCGGTCGACCGCCGCGAGGCCGCTGGAAGCGGTCTACGAAGAGCCCGACCTTGTCATCCGGGTGATCCGCGACGTGTTCGGGCCCGAGTACACCGACCTGATCGTGGACTCCCCGGATCTCGCCCGGATGGTGCGCAGCTACCTCGGTGACGTCAGCCCCGAGCTCGTCGACCGCATCTCGGAGCACTCCGGGCCCCTCTTCGACGACTACGAGGTCACCAACCAGATCCGTCGGGCCCTGGAGAAGAAGGTCTGGCTGGCGTCGGGCGGCTACCTGATCATCGAGAAGACCGAGGCGATGTGGGTCATCGACGTCAACACCGGCCGGTTCGTCGGCAAGTCCAACCTGGAGGAGACCGTCCTCAAGAACAACATCGAGGCCGCCGAGGAGATCGCCCGCCAGCTGCGGCTGCGCGACATGGGCGGGATCATCGTCATCGACTTCGTCGACATGCTGGTCCCCGCCAACCGCGACGAGGTGCTCAAGCGCTTCAAGCGCGAGCTGGCCCGGGACAAGACCAAGTCCCGGGTGATGGAGATCTCCAAGCTCGGCCTGGTGCAGATGACCCGTAAGAACGTGTCGCAGGGACTCACCGAGAGCTTCACGACCGTCTGCGACTGCTGCGAGGGCCGGGGCGCGCAGATCGTGGAGCGCTTCGTCTGA